In Indicator indicator isolate 239-I01 chromosome 28, UM_Iind_1.1, whole genome shotgun sequence, one DNA window encodes the following:
- the CLIC3 gene encoding chloride intracellular channel protein 3: MAEKPQIQLFVKASEDGESVGHCPFCQRLFMVLLLKGVPFTLTTVDVKRALDVLKDFALGAQLPVLLYNGEPKTDTITIEDFLEDKLGPPLFPSLVPRYRESSLAGNDIFHKFSSFIKNPVLAQDEALQRSLLRALLKLDEYLSAPLEHELAQDPHLQASHRRFLDGNQLTLADCNLLPKLNIMQVVCQHYRGFGIPKELQAVWQYLGSANQTKEFKYSCPSSEEIIQAYRAVVRAPQ; the protein is encoded by the exons ATGGCAGAGAAACCTCAAATCCAGCTCTTCGTGAAG GCAAGCGAGGATGGGGAGAGCGTGGGCCACTGCCCCTTCTGCCAGCGGCTCTTCATGGTGCTGCTGCTCAAAGGGGTGCCCTTCACCCTCACCACCGTGGATGTGAAAAG GGCCCTGGATGTTCTGAAGGACTTTGCTCTGGGTGCCCAGCTGCCAGTCCTGCTCTACAATGGTGAGCCCAAGACCGACACCATCACCATCGAGGACTTCCTGGAGGACAAGCTGGGCCCCCCCCT GTTCCCCAGCCTGGTGCCCAGGTACAGGGAGTCGAGTCTGGCCGGGAACGACATCTTCCACAAGTTCTCCAGCTTCATCAAGAACCCAGTGCTTGCCCAGGATGAGG cactgcagcggAGCCTTCTGCGGGCACTGCTGAAGCTGGATGAGTACCTGAGTGCCCCCCTGGAGCACGAGCTGGCACAGGACCCCCACCTCCAGGCCTCCCATCGCCGCTTCCTGGATGGGAACCAGCTCACCTTAGCTGACTGCAACCTACTGCCCAAGCTCAACATCATGCAG GTCGTGTGCCAGCATTACCGAGGCTTTGGGATCCCCaaagagctgcaggctgtgtggcAGTACCTAGGTAGTGCCAACCAGACCAAGGAGTTCAAAtactcctgccccagcagcgaggagatcatccaggcctaCCGTGCCGTGGTCCGGGCACCGCAGTGA